The following is a genomic window from Gammaproteobacteria bacterium.
ATCGCCGAACAGAACATGGCCGGTACCGCCCTGGGACTTGGGGTGAGCGGTAAGGTCCCGGTTGCCGCGACCTTCGCCGCCTTCCTGACACGGGCCTACGATTTCATCCGCATGACCGGCCACTCGCGACCGCCGCCTGCAAAATTCTCTATACGCGCGAGGCGGTCAGCAGCCAGGTCGGCCGTGTTGGCAGGGTGTTTCGCATGGGTGTCACCGGTGAGCTGCACTCCGGACGCACCAAGGAGTTGTTCGAGCGCCATCACCTGTCCGCTGATGACGTGATCCGCGAGGGCTGTGCTATCGCCGTCTGACGGTGTTCTCGTGCTCGTGGTGCAAATGCACCGGAGCAGGGTGATTTGGTCCTCGCCACCGACATCCGTTGATCGATTTGGCGACTGGCGCTGTCCGCATAACCCGACCCAGAAACGACGAGGAGGTCCGATCATGACTGATTTAAGCCACCAGAGCTGCGAGGCCTGCCGCACCGATTCGCCTCGGGTACCGGAAGCCGAATCCAGTACCCTGATGGAGGCACTGCCGGGGTGGTCGATCGAGGAGCACGACGGTGTCATGCAGTTGGAGAAAGCGTTTCGGTTCGACGACTTTGTGCAGGCACTGGTATTCACCAACAAGGTCGGCGAACTGGCCGAGAAGGAGGGCCATCATCCTCGCCTGGTCACTGAATGGGG
Proteins encoded in this region:
- a CDS encoding 4a-hydroxytetrahydrobiopterin dehydratase; translation: MTDLSHQSCEACRTDSPRVPEAESSTLMEALPGWSIEEHDGVMQLEKAFRFDDFVQALVFTNKVGELAEKEGHHPRLVTEWGRVAVTWWTHKIKGLHRNDFIMAAKTDEL